One genomic region from Leptolyngbyaceae cyanobacterium JSC-12 encodes:
- a CDS encoding hypothetical protein (IMG reference gene:2510095493) has translation MTRRIIVRPKASQDLDDHFAYIAENNFEAALKFFDLARSTIA, from the coding sequence ATGACCAGGCGAATTATTGTCAGACCGAAGGCAAGCCAGGATTTAGACGACCACTTTGCCTACATTGCTGAGAATAATTTTGAGGCAGCCCTGAAGTTTTTCGATTTAGCGCGCTCAACGATCGCCTAA
- a CDS encoding hypothetical protein (IMG reference gene:2510095494), producing MLNISLPDQVQTFVEEQAIAAGFNSANEYVYHLILRERERVAQQERIESLLLEGLESGEPLEATDGWWEEKRSQLVKRFQQSDA from the coding sequence ATGCTGAATATCTCTCTTCCAGATCAGGTTCAAACATTTGTAGAAGAGCAAGCGATCGCAGCGGGCTTTAACTCCGCCAATGAGTACGTCTATCATCTGATTTTGCGGGAGCGGGAGCGAGTTGCTCAGCAAGAGCGAATCGAATCTCTGTTGCTAGAGGGTCTGGAGAGCGGGGAACCATTGGAGGCAACGGATGGTTGGTGGGAAGAAAAGCGCTCTCAACTGGTTAAACGCTTTCAACAGTCAGACGCATGA
- a CDS encoding hypothetical protein (IMG reference gene:2510095496), giving the protein MGLVMQIGQYLTLKEFCTCTQTYQKYADQIDPYPENLEETIPALEALCHHILDPVIAHFGREQFQLTYGFCSKDLKRFLAQKDPETGIKNGRVDPSRDQHMAHEKNRNGKYYCDPLRVTQSARLGAACDFRIVGLASDPLRVTHSARVVECILEQRLPFDSLYYYWERFSFRDTS; this is encoded by the coding sequence ATGGGATTAGTGATGCAGATCGGTCAATACCTGACGCTGAAAGAGTTTTGCACCTGTACGCAAACCTACCAAAAGTATGCAGATCAGATTGACCCGTATCCTGAAAACTTGGAAGAGACGATTCCAGCGTTAGAGGCTCTGTGTCATCACATCCTTGACCCTGTGATTGCTCACTTCGGTAGGGAGCAGTTTCAGTTGACCTATGGGTTCTGTTCAAAGGATCTGAAGCGATTTCTGGCTCAGAAAGACCCAGAGACAGGGATTAAGAATGGGCGGGTTGATCCGAGCCGCGACCAGCACATGGCGCATGAGAAGAACCGGAATGGCAAGTATTACTGCGACCCCTTGCGGGTAACGCAAAGCGCCCGCCTCGGTGCTGCCTGTGATTTTCGGATTGTAGGGTTGGCGAGCGACCCCTTGCGGGTAACGCATAGCGCGCGCGTCGTGGAGTGTATTCTGGAACAGCGATTGCCATTTGACTCACTTTACTATTATTGGGAGCGATTCTCGTTCCGAGACACTTCGTGA
- a CDS encoding hypothetical protein (IMG reference gene:2510095491): MKTRRLGAACDFWIVGLESDPLRVTHSARLVECILEQRLRLIRCITMGAIDLSTSVMLLSKDRIFGHSQTEECLQRKGLKIG; encoded by the coding sequence ATGAAAACTCGTCGCCTCGGTGCTGCCTGTGATTTTTGGATTGTAGGGTTAGAGAGCGACCCCTTGCGGGTAACGCATAGCGCGCGCCTCGTGGAGTGTATTCTGGAACAGCGGTTGCGTTTGATTCGCTGTATTACTATGGGAGCGATCGACCTATCCACATCAGTTATGCTCCTCAGCAAAGACAGAATATTTGGACATTCACAGACGGAGGAGTGCCTACAAAGAAAGGGATTGAAAATTGGATAA